Within the Megalops cyprinoides isolate fMegCyp1 chromosome 10, fMegCyp1.pri, whole genome shotgun sequence genome, the region TGCTGCCATTGTTGCCATAGTCCTTGTCGTCAGATTGGCTTGAGAAAACACTACTGAATGTAaccctggcaaaaaaaaaaaattccgaCATGTTTGAAACTGACTTGCAGATAAAATGCCCGTAGAACACCTAACACAGTAAGATCTTGGCTGACAAGATGCTGAACAGTTTCGACGTGCTGGTGCCTAATTGTGGCAAATTTCCTAATTGGGTATTATCTGAGCTAAGCCAGGGCTAtagttgtgttgtgttttagcGTTAAAGAGAAGATCCTACCTCATGCTGCGACGATCTCCTGTAATTCACCAAGATCCCAAATGATAGGATTAGCCTTGGATTCGCTGGACAGGATCGGCTCACAGTTTAACGCTCAGACCTTTCTGATTGCTACGTTATCATTGAAGCCTTCCCTTTTCCATATGACTGACCTAGATCATGAAAAGTAATGAATGTCTTTACTGTGCTGTGGGATAAGTGGGATAGCATGGTATGTGCCGTAACTCTGCAGGCCTTGCCGTGGTGGGGAACTGGAAAGGGCCCTACGGTTGTGGCGTAGGTGTTTCTAGTCAGGGTTTGACATTGTATCCGGGATTGGAGAGTCACTTCCAGGATAGGTGGTGCCAGACTCCTCCTGACCAGTAGGCATGCAGCATGGGGTGAGAGTAACAGCTGGCAGCAGTAGCTCTGACACTGGCTGGGTAAGCGAGGCTGAGGATGTTTTAATAAGAGTGAAGGACCCCGGTGAGGTGAGCAGTCACGCACCAGTGAAATCAAAAATGGGTCGTTTGGGAGTGCCTCGCGCCAAGCCGAGCTGTCTTTGCTGAGAAATCAATGTGCGGGAGCTGTATAAGCCCGGGGTGCGCGTTTGCCCCAAAATGCACCCAGCGACATCAAATGATTACATTACTTCTTTTCTGTCACATAGACATGAAGCAGACCAAAAAGGCATGCTGACCGGTTTTGAAATCCCTTAGCTTGTGGAAGTAGCTGACAGCTACTCATTATGGCAGCGGTGCAGTGCAGCCTTATCCAGGTAATGGATATTTTATGGGAGTTATCTATCCCGGCTTTTAAGTGCATCGACAGACATGAGACTAACTGTAAAGTTTTAAAACACTGCAATATCAGCAGGTAGTCTGAAGGCTTGCCATGTCTGTCGAAACTCACAGAGGAACTTCCAGTGGTGCAGGGGAAGTCTGATTTCCTGTTCGTCTGtgatattgtatgtgtgtgtggtttttttttttttcctgtgtgagaAGCGTAAATGTCTTcactccctctaccccccactCAATCCACCCCTGCTCCACTCCTCTCCCACTATGCAATCCCTGGTTCCCCATctgccctctccttcctcccaccactctctctctctccccctcgctctctctcaggtTAGGTGCCGTGTAGATATTGCTCCTTATCAATAATTGATTAAGAAGGAGAACGCTCTGTCTAACGAGGGGGGATGAATAATTCACTGCCGGGGATGGAGcgagggccgtgtgtcactgTGAGTGAACACTCGTGTTTGTGTGGGAGACATCAAACAATTGAACGCTAAATAAAGGCGATGTTTGCCGTGCACTCTACATTTGCTTCCTTTTGTGGTAAATGCATTGTCAGGAAACCCGTGGGTGCCCTTTTCAGACCACTCTGGCTGtggtgtgtgctttttttttcctccatctaTTATAAAGCTTAATTGCCCTCAAAACCCCCTGAGTTATACATGCTGTCCGTCAGAAACGCAGAGAGGGAAAACGGATGTAGCAAACTGAAATATGCATGCTTATTCCATTTTCTGAGCAAACATACACCCTgtagcatgcacacacaggaagaaatgGACGTTGTACTAGGGAGGTGAGAACATTTGACCAGCTATTCTGGTCTGTCTTATGCagttttacatgaaaatgttaatttcGCTAAGTGGAAAGCAATGATGGGACATCCAAGTGAATCGAACTCTCACTGACTCCATTCTTCTGGATAACAATTCAGTGCAGTTTTGTGGTTTGTCTCCCTTCCTCCTTGGCGCAGTTACTGACGAGTATTCCCAacttatgtaaatatgtatctGTTTAAAATGGGTGTCAGTATTGATTGTTCTCTCTCATAGTTTATTGTGAGAAGGATTTTTGTTGTGGTAGTTCCGGAAGATATTTGTAGTCATGTTATATGTGGACTtatatgtgttggtgtgtgtgtgtgtgcacgtgtgtgtgtgtgtgtgtgtgtgtgtgtgtgtgtgtgcatggcatgtgtttatgtactttgtgtgtgtgtgtctgtacccACAGCCTGCTGtaaccccctctccccacagagctcctgcagctgttccccccccccccccccccccaaatccccagCCTCTCTGCCAGAGCTGACTGATCCTCACAGAGCTGACTCCTTCTGACGGCTGCCGTCCGCTGCCCCCTCTTCACTCCCCCCGCTCCATTTCACCCATCCTTTATTTTCCCCTCTACAAACTCATTCTCaagctgtctctctttctctctctgtggttttacattacattgcattattgtcatttagcagacgcacttatccaaagcaacttacatacaatACAGTTTTATCCATGTATGCAGCTggactgaggcaattgtgggtcaagtaccttgtccaaaggtacaacaacagtgccccattggggaattgaaccagaaacattttgattacgagtcctgctccttatcactatgctacactgctgccccaattTTCTTTCTCTACCTGGTTATGTTGGTTCATCATCGTCACCCCCTCCCTGGTGTTGACTGATCACTTGAGTAATCCTATCCAATCCCTCTCAGCTTTCAGCCCCTTTGAAACATGTCTTCCACTGTCCACTGCAGACATTTGCCCTGCCCAGCCCAGTGTTTTCATACCATTAGTATGTCTCTGTAGGTGACAACCATGTGAGTTGAATTCTGATTACCGCCatccatagttttttttttattttattgtcaatATCTGTCTCATTTCTACATTATGAGCTCATAAATCCCTTGGACAAAAAAAGTCCTGGGTTGCAAGGAAATTTAAGTTAGATTGATGAGTCTTCTAAATTGAAATCTCCTAAACTAAATTGGTTGTGCTCTTGTTTTAATATGAGGTGTTTACTTTATAGTGTGTTAGTTCTATCAGCTCTAATTGTGTATACGCTACATCTTTTGCCTCTGGCCTGTAAATGGGGGCTAGCCAGTTTTTCTCTGTAGCAACTTACAAAACTTCTCCGTGTGAGAAGTGTTTGACAAGCAGCTGGTAGTCGGCAACAGCCAGAAATAGAAGTGTGGCAGATATATTTGTGTGAACATGAAAGATTTTGCGAAAGATAATCATTGAGAAATTATGCAAGGGCTGCAATCAAAGATCAAGAGCGTTGCAATCACGGGGCCTGCAGGCTCTCAACCCCCATGGAAGGTAACAGAAGGTTTTTATTACAGACCAAAAGATTATAAAGTGTGTGatcaaagagaggaaaaagaaatggacCATTGTTTATGACAATGCTGGTGCATCCCTAACAATGTCAGTTTAACCTTTTCTGTAGTGACTGTGCACATTTTGTCCACCTTTTctctttgaccccccccccccacacacacacacacacacacacacaagctttctCTCTCAAGGTCAGGTGTAGTCTACCTTTCCTCTGTtccgtgtctctctccccctaaatctctctctccctctgtccctcagacGCCTCCACTCACCCTTATTTATTGCCTCTGTCCCATCCCTTCGaggtctttttttcctccacgtCCCCTCTCATCCTCCATTACACTGACGGCCCATGGCCgcgttattttattttttatttcctgaatCTGTACCCCCGCCACACCCCTTCGTACAGCTTTTTATTCCTTCTTGATTTTCCCTGTCTGCAtgtccccgcccccctgccccttTGCCTCTGGCGGGATGTCCgtgaaaatgacagagaaggTTTGACTCCCAGGTCTGCATGAGGTGTAGCGAGCTCAAACACCCACATAcaggtgtgcttgtgtgtggtgGTTCAGAAATGGATGTTGATAGGCCAAACATGCTTAGCTGCTGtatcgggggtggggggtgggggggcggtgCAGGCCGTGGTGATGTCCCGCCGTTGATGAGGACCCTTTTCCGTTTCTCTGCGAAACGCCAGCGGCTTTTTTTGTAAGGCGAGGGGGGCGGGAAGATGAAAGTGTCAATTTGACCGGCCCAGATTGGAGGACTGGTTTAATATGGCAGAGGTGTCGCTTCTCCagcagcagtcagcacagaggtcattttctctgtgtgcgtgtgtgacatGATGATTGGTGACAGGCTTGAGGATGGTgatgtgtgatgctgtgtgtgtgtgtgtggctgtgtgtgtgtgtacgcacacatgtgtgtgcgcatgtgtgtgtgtgtgcgtgtgcgcatgcgaGTGTGCGCATGCGAGTGTGCGCATGCGAGTGTGCGCATGCGAGTGTGCGCATgcgagtgtgcgcgtgtgtgcgcgtgtgtgcgcgtgtgtgtgtgtgtgtgtgtgtgtgtgtgtgtgcgcatgcgtgtgtgtgtgtgtgcgcatgcgagtgtgtgtgtgcgtgcgtgtgtgtgtgtgcgtgtgtgtgtgtgtgcgcgtgtgtgcgcgtgtgtgcgtgtgtgtgcgtgtgtgtgcgtgtgtgtgcgtgtgtgcgcgtgtgtgcgcgtgtgtgtgtgtgtgtgcgcatgcgagtgtgcgtgtgcgcacgcgcgtgtgtgtgtgtgtgtgtgtgcgtgcgagagAGCGAATGGGGGAATGTGTTGATCctggttgtgagtgtgtgtcaccTGCAGGCAGCTATCCATGGTAAAGTAGAGCAGTACTGACACACAGCTTCTGGTGCCCCTCTATTCTTTCCATTCCATCCCTCTTTCTTGCTGTTTCAATGCTTGTCCATCCCTCGCTCTGTATGTAGTtcctctatttctctctgtttcctcatCCTGAATTTCTAATACCCCTCGCTCCCTgagctctctcttcctgcctcctCGTATATCTTGTGTACCGTTCTCTCCCCTTCCATAGATCTGCCACAGAGTATCTGTTATGTTTAGATCAAGTGTCCGGCATTTTAATGAACGCTGGAAGCTGAGGGTGACATATTTTATGTCTGCAGAGCCGAAGGTGTTCGATAAAATCGTCTTATTCATTTCAGTATATATCAGAAAGGAAAACCTAAGATTTTTATTGCGTATGACATAAATGGGTCTAACAAGTCCCCAAAGAGATTTTTCAAGTTCATCAATGGAGGTTGTGGCTGCGATCAATAAAATCTATCTAATGATCTGTGGTGTGCAAGGGCGAGTAAATCAATACCTCTGACTGAAGGAGCTGGGTTTCAATAACAGGCCACCTTGGTGCTAACAGGGCCCTGAGGTAATCTAGTTTCAAAAGTGGATTGGGATCATGAAAGCTAAGTGCCATCCTTCAACACCCATGTACTGTTAAAGTCCAGCTCAGAAGTGTAAACTACAGCACCAGGCTGCTTAGACTGCAGCTCGATCAGCAGCTGAGAGGACACACCCCCCACCATAGACTTAGCTCCTGTTTTATCATTAAGCCCTTGTGGGACTTTGAATCTGTAAACAGCTCTAATCTTTTTTAGGACAAACTTCCTTTGTCCCTCTTGCCAGCCCGGCCTTTCCTTTTTTTCGTGTCGCTGTCTAACATTTGCTGCAGTGATGAATTTCATTGATTTCCGAAAACAAAATGGGCCCTTTTGAGTCATCTGTctgctggggggtggagggaaacATCCGCATACTGACTTTCTGCCCATTCGGCCATACCCAGCGAAACTGGTTTGACGGTTCATTGTTTCTCCTGAAGGGGAAATTGTGGTTCAGTGGAGTCGCATACATGCATGCTCATTAAAACTCATGGGCGggcgcacgcacatacacacacacacacacacacacacactgagcctACGGTCTGAGTTCACACATGCTCTGAAATAGATAAATGACCTTGTCTGGTAAAAGTtggatttttcttcattttacatgtccCTAATTCTGTTGCTCATTCTTAAGTGCTCAGGTTCTGCAGATCTCAGGAGTCTGGCCTAATTCAGCAGACACAGTGCTGTACAAGGAGTTTCTGCACAGGGCTCATTTATCTTTTCGAACTAAACCGTGGGCGCTCCAAAAACTTTCGGGGCCAAGGAGCTGCGATGTGTCCGTCCCTCAATGGACTGAGTGGAAGTTTCTGGTGTTCAACGTAGTGTATTTTCTTGTCCCCCCAGGTACTGCGTGTCAGAAGGTGAGAGTGGAGCCAGAGGTGGTGTCGTACCCTGGTCAGACAGTCACTTTACGCTGCAATTTTGTTGATGCATCTGGGATAAAGCTGACACAGGTGAGTCAGTGGAAAGGGCCCCACATTGCCTGGGAAAGCCAGTACATGTAGAATAGAACAGCGGCAAGGCATGGTTGTGGcctgttgtttttaaaggcCCTTTACTTAAAGGCGTGACTTGCTTTGCAGGTGTCGTGGATTTGGGAGCCCACAGACAAGCCGAGGGACAACATTGCCGTCTATCACCCGCAGTTTGGAGCGAGTTACCCCGACTCGCCCTTGAGTAGCAGAATCAGGTTCCTCAATCCCTCCCTGGAAAACCCCTCCATTGAGATCACCGGCGTGAAGATGACGGACGAGGGGAAGTACACCTGCGAGTATGCCACCTACCCCAGCGGAAACGAGCAGGGCACCACTTCTCTCATCATGCTCGGTCAGTCCCTGCTCCCTTAACCAGTCGAATTTATGACTTTCTCTGTTGAATGAACTCGTATTAAAAGCCGCTTAATTAGCACGACAAATCACATTACCAGATCAGTTCCATCTCATTAATGGCATTGGGACCATTCAGCTCACCTTGGCCTGTCTGGAGATTTACTCTCTCCTCCGTATTGATCGTCCTACTTGTCATGCCGGGTGTCGCGCTCTGTCATCCTGTAGCCTGTCATTCCGGCTGCACATCCGCAGGGAACACGCTCACAGAGTCTGAGTCTGCGTCATAGACAGGAGTGTTGGTATTGattctcttcctttcccttccTCTACCCCAGCCAAGCCCAAAAACACGGCGTCCGCCGTCACCGTGCCCGCGGGGACGGCGCCCGTCGTCGTGGCGCGCTGCGAGTCGGCCGACGGCAGGCCAGCGGCGGAGATCAGCTGGGTGTCGCCGGTCAACGGCAACGGCACCACCACTTCAAAGCCAGGAACGGACAACACTGTGACCGTCACCAGCGAGTATCGCCTGGTCCCCACCTCTGCTGACAACGGCAAAGACATCAGCTGTGTGGTTAAGCACCGCACGCTAGACAAACCCCAGAGCATCCAGTTAAAACTGGCCATTGAGTGTAAGATCATCGCTCCTCGTGACAAGCACTGTTAAATACACCTCAACAGAAGTCATGTTCATTCTTCCAGCGTTGACATTAACCCTGTCTCTCGCGCAGATTCCCCAAAGGTGATGATTGTGGGGTATGACAATAATTGGTATGTGGGCCGCACTAATGCCATGTTGACCTGCCAGGCCACTGGGAACCCTGTGCCAACTACCGTCACCTGGAAAGTGTGAGTGCCATTCCTTTGTTGATGATGGTGAGGTTTAATGTACTGAGTGCCATTGCcagaggctgtgtttgtgtttatgtagaCTCCCTTGAAAGTGACATTGGATAAAAtcgtctgccaaattaataaatgtaaatataagttTAAAAGTGGTTTAGAAATGGACAGACTGATCATATAAATGCCTGTGAGGCCACTACTAGCTGTCTTTGGTGTCTGAAATTATAAAGAAGTGTTTTTTATCCTATCCTGTGATGCATGGAGTGGTCAATTTGTGGGAAGTGAAGTCTCTGACTTTCTCAGTTTACAGAATTTTAGACGCTGTAAAGAGGATGTTGGAGAGGCACAATAAAGACTGTCATACTCACACTTCCCTCTCCCTCGACAACATGTAAccttcctttctctgtgtctctccctctcgcagTCTGTCAGGTCTGATGCCGGACACAGTGCAAATCAAGGAGAACAAGCTGACGGTGCTGAAGGTGGATGACTCCGTGAACACCACCTTCGTGTGCGAGGTCAAGAACCGGCTTGGGGTCGGCAAGGACCAGGTCACCGTGGTGGTCAGAGGTAAGTCGGTGAATGAAAGACTGCAGGCTGTGCCCACATACAGTACCATGCCGGCACAGAACACACACCGGCTGGCGGAGACTAGCTGGGCTGGGTGTAGAGAGAGGAAACGAGGACGAAATGGCTCTAAAGCAGAACACAGGCGCAGAAATGTACCTGAGCATGCAGCACCTTGCAGGGTGTGAGGTGGGGAATGGGCTCCCTCTGTACTTTCTGGATCTTTCTGTGGGTTGTGGGCTGGTGTGAGACAGTTTGCTCTGGTTCTCTGTGGCCTTTTACTGTGGCACCCATCTCGCCTTTTTCCCTCTGAATCAACACTCCCATCACCCCTCTGCATGTACTCTCATCATATCATCATTCAGGCACTTGTCTTTGTATCACCTTAGCTTTGTGTTTCTGGTC harbors:
- the si:ch73-22o12.1 gene encoding poliovirus receptor isoform X1, producing the protein MMPHSSVLFFFDFRRKNVGLVVAILFAMFQGTACQKVRVEPEVVSYPGQTVTLRCNFVDASGIKLTQVSWIWEPTDKPRDNIAVYHPQFGASYPDSPLSSRIRFLNPSLENPSIEITGVKMTDEGKYTCEYATYPSGNEQGTTSLIMLAKPKNTASAVTVPAGTAPVVVARCESADGRPAAEISWVSPVNGNGTTTSKPGTDNTVTVTSEYRLVPTSADNGKDISCVVKHRTLDKPQSIQLKLAIEYSPKVMIVGYDNNWYVGRTNAMLTCQATGNPVPTTVTWKVLSGLMPDTVQIKENKLTVLKVDDSVNTTFVCEVKNRLGVGKDQVTVVVREPPKNDSNAGVVAGAVIGGLLALLLVAALIAVLVTRSRRQQQGYRGNANQGTYDIKTRIFGGKKTSKNGTGGNNNGPIYTYRESDSETLTEKSNNLHRGEGIITTTPTAHDILLSGEMDEVERRKFDELEDVEEEERYDHFGGGGPMLQIRPHDEDMGGYLDDDMESQRDGSVISRTAVYV
- the si:ch73-22o12.1 gene encoding nectin-2 isoform X2, whose translation is MMPHSSVLFFFDFRRKNVGLVVAILFAMFQGTACQKVRVEPEVVSYPGQTVTLRCNFVDASGIKLTQVSWIWEPTDKPRDNIAVYHPQFGASYPDSPLSSRIRFLNPSLENPSIEITGVKMTDEGKYTCEYATYPSGNEQGTTSLIMLAKPKNTASAVTVPAGTAPVVVARCESADGRPAAEISWVSPVNGNGTTTSKPGTDNTVTVTSEYRLVPTSADNGKDISCVVKHRTLDKPQSIQLKLAIEYSPKVMIVGYDNNWYVGRTNAMLTCQATGNPVPTTVTWKVLSGLMPDTVQIKENKLTVLKVDDSVNTTFVCEVKNRLGVGKDQVTVVVRGTRLPMKGPTTGSIIGAIIGVIILLAIIATAVVMFRKHRQTKNVDAPPNYKPPPPKKTGGSTEILNQREPVTEVQPLSTMYYETSGEPVTDLDACNDEENGYNVNSNHADWEDSTQHPGDDTHSDPHHMYDDPSELIDHQEHEQAVDPLSRASHGDSFVSPAMYV